The following coding sequences lie in one Polluticoccus soli genomic window:
- a CDS encoding class I SAM-dependent methyltransferase, translating to MTLTEIIIQKIRNEGPISFKEFMDLSLYHPDLGYYSSTCSKIGTKGDFYTSSSLTSAFGALIGKQLEEMWQALDKVPFTIVEYGAGTGALCNDILSYLQGNEQMYADLKYCIIEKSPSMRAIEKLHLSEKVSWYETISEIGPINGCILSNELFDNFPVHQVVMQNDLMEVFVDYIDGFTEVLKPAGHELKTYFADLGIELPEGFRTEVNLQAFDWTAQVSTALDRGFVITIDYGYLSSELYKPCRSQGTVLCYQKHFIHDNPYENIGSQDITSHVNFSALQLWGLKNGLSECGFTDQCHFLLSLGLNDYIQQTLSEETNIVLAARKASFLSRTLLIEMGTRFKVLIQSKGMQPIQLTGLKYKAGEIPSSSATVVAPSI from the coding sequence ATGACGCTAACCGAAATCATTATCCAGAAAATACGCAACGAAGGACCGATCAGCTTTAAGGAGTTTATGGATCTGTCGCTTTATCATCCTGACCTGGGATACTATTCATCTACATGCAGTAAGATCGGAACCAAGGGCGACTTTTATACAAGCTCATCACTCACCTCAGCGTTCGGAGCGCTAATCGGCAAACAGCTGGAAGAAATGTGGCAGGCATTGGACAAAGTACCCTTTACGATAGTAGAATATGGTGCAGGAACAGGTGCACTTTGCAACGATATACTTTCCTACCTGCAGGGAAACGAACAAATGTATGCAGATCTGAAATACTGCATTATCGAGAAAAGTCCGTCGATGCGTGCGATCGAGAAGCTGCATTTATCAGAAAAAGTAAGTTGGTATGAAACCATTAGTGAGATCGGTCCAATAAATGGTTGCATACTCTCGAATGAGTTGTTTGACAACTTCCCGGTTCACCAGGTTGTCATGCAAAACGATCTTATGGAAGTGTTTGTTGACTACATCGATGGATTCACTGAAGTACTGAAGCCTGCGGGGCACGAGCTTAAAACCTACTTCGCCGATCTTGGCATTGAACTTCCCGAAGGCTTCCGAACAGAGGTAAACCTGCAAGCTTTTGACTGGACGGCTCAAGTATCCACCGCTTTAGACCGGGGCTTTGTGATCACCATCGATTATGGATACTTATCTTCTGAACTTTATAAACCTTGCAGAAGCCAGGGCACTGTACTCTGTTACCAGAAACACTTCATACATGATAATCCTTATGAAAACATCGGGAGCCAGGACATCACCTCACACGTCAACTTCTCCGCGCTGCAATTATGGGGTTTGAAAAACGGATTGAGCGAATGTGGCTTTACAGACCAATGTCATTTCCTGCTGTCACTCGGGCTAAACGACTATATACAACAAACGTTGTCGGAGGAAACCAACATCGTGCTTGCAGCGAGGAAAGCTTCTTTTTTGAGTCGTACACTGCTGATCGAGATGGGCACCAGGTTTAAAGTATTAATTCAAAGCAAAGGCATGCAACCGATCCAGCTAACAGGACTGAAATATAAAGCAGGAGAAATACCCAGCTCTTCGGCAACTGTGGTAGCACCTAGTATTTGA
- a CDS encoding aryl-sulfate sulfotransferase → MKRELLTITLAGILSTPAAIAQVIDQSRLATEPHKREILVTTVNGDRRGIYILDNNGDSVTGKVFKVPVSNFERWDYEGKIRYTYFLKDSNAFVNKNKPGVSGHFYVTDTALSPIRKFALLPHGDVDTTLRQMLDVHDFILLSDDHFISLTYYQRIPENIPTHLKPAPGVAVVSPILQEVKNGAVIWQWDATKYPELYEVSVEENKFDDTSAAWDYLHVNSLAVDPRDGNIIMSFRNASQVIKVHRKTGEIMWKLGGKQSDFALADSMVFLRQHHAKYVDGGRSVILFDNGDEKIRKTSRIVEFELDEVNRKVTSFRQFTIPDLFVPYGSSVQKIGDRYFMTTGNHALLVEYNYKTGEKTFEKKIESASYRAFKY, encoded by the coding sequence ATGAAGAGAGAACTGCTAACTATAACCCTGGCAGGAATATTGTCAACTCCCGCTGCTATAGCGCAAGTTATCGACCAATCACGCCTGGCAACCGAGCCGCACAAGCGGGAGATACTTGTTACAACGGTTAATGGCGATAGGCGCGGGATATACATCTTAGACAACAATGGCGATTCTGTTACCGGAAAGGTGTTCAAAGTTCCTGTGTCCAATTTCGAAAGATGGGATTATGAAGGTAAGATCCGTTACACCTATTTCTTAAAGGATTCGAATGCTTTTGTAAATAAAAATAAACCGGGAGTATCGGGCCACTTTTATGTAACAGACACTGCGCTCAGTCCAATTAGAAAGTTTGCCCTTTTACCTCATGGCGATGTTGACACCACCTTGAGGCAAATGTTGGATGTGCATGATTTTATTTTGCTTTCAGACGATCATTTTATTTCACTGACCTATTATCAGCGCATTCCAGAAAATATTCCGACGCATCTCAAACCTGCGCCTGGTGTGGCGGTAGTTAGTCCCATTTTGCAGGAGGTGAAGAATGGCGCTGTTATCTGGCAATGGGATGCAACAAAGTATCCGGAACTGTACGAGGTAAGTGTAGAAGAAAATAAGTTTGATGATACTTCCGCTGCATGGGACTATCTACATGTCAACTCGCTTGCTGTAGACCCCAGGGATGGAAACATCATTATGTCCTTCCGTAATGCCAGCCAGGTTATAAAGGTGCACAGGAAAACAGGGGAGATCATGTGGAAGCTGGGTGGAAAGCAAAGCGACTTTGCTCTGGCGGATAGTATGGTGTTTTTACGGCAGCACCATGCTAAATATGTTGATGGAGGTAGATCAGTAATACTATTTGACAATGGCGATGAAAAGATCAGGAAAACCAGCCGTATTGTGGAGTTTGAGCTGGATGAGGTTAATCGTAAAGTGACATCTTTTCGCCAGTTTACCATTCCCGATCTGTTCGTGCCCTACGGCAGTTCTGTACAAAAGATCGGTGACAGATATTTTATGACAACCGGCAATCATGCGCTCCTTGTTGAATATAATTATAAAACCGGCGAGAAGACTTTCGAGAAAAAAATAGAATCAGCTAGTTACCGCGCCTTCAAATACTAG
- a CDS encoding DUF4249 family protein — translation MNTAKLFLPVLLFAALTSCRPKPLDIEVPQQESKLVISASCINESTVLVAAAYSVTSLRNLEDTSQDVVPQDMLADSAVVTIAAAGQIPDTLERVGKGIYGSRTLQLQPGVRYTLTVIDKKKNAAATATTTYMPKPEIEEVTPDVIRHEQDTVVKIHVKIRNVQPGDHYFMSYNTLDQARALVLEPVSSLQSFSPKRIELFDDGAHDGVITKTITLNASPSDTLVVHIGRVDEHYYKYLDAYKRTGYLINQVTGEPINLPTNISKGFGYFALYRAERRIFDLSRY, via the coding sequence ATGAATACCGCAAAACTATTTTTACCAGTGCTGTTATTTGCAGCGCTAACCAGCTGCAGGCCCAAACCCTTGGATATAGAGGTACCGCAGCAAGAGTCCAAACTGGTCATCTCTGCCAGTTGCATTAATGAATCAACCGTATTGGTTGCGGCAGCCTATTCTGTTACCTCCTTGCGCAACCTTGAGGATACAAGCCAGGATGTTGTGCCGCAGGATATGCTGGCAGATTCTGCCGTAGTAACGATCGCCGCTGCTGGTCAAATACCTGATACGCTGGAACGTGTGGGCAAAGGTATATACGGCAGCCGTACGCTTCAATTGCAGCCCGGCGTAAGGTACACACTTACCGTTATCGATAAGAAGAAAAATGCGGCAGCTACAGCCACGACTACTTACATGCCGAAGCCAGAAATTGAAGAGGTCACTCCCGACGTGATCAGGCATGAACAGGACACTGTTGTAAAGATACATGTGAAGATCAGGAACGTTCAGCCAGGCGATCACTATTTCATGAGCTACAACACGCTGGACCAGGCCCGGGCACTGGTGTTGGAACCTGTCAGTTCTTTGCAATCATTTTCACCAAAACGTATTGAACTGTTCGACGACGGAGCACATGATGGTGTGATCACTAAAACGATCACACTTAATGCCAGCCCAAGCGATACTCTCGTGGTACACATCGGAAGGGTAGACGAACATTATTACAAATACCTCGATGCCTACAAACGTACGGGCTATCTAATAAATCAGGTTACCGGCGAACCTATTAACCTGCCGACCAACATTAGCAAGGGTTTTGGCTACTTTGCCTTATACCGCGCTGAACGCAGGATATTCGATCTAAGCAGGTATTGA
- a CDS encoding TonB-dependent receptor plug domain-containing protein: MKAIITVILLLGCIQGFAQGDSLSTRMHRMHEVQITASGARLAKHVESTQMGKTEIPVSMLLKTPAIAGEPDIIKALQLTPGVKRGTEGNIGMFVRGGGNDENLILLDGAPVYNAGHLLGFFSIFNSSTLKDAQLYKSCFPAQYGGRLSSVLDVRTKEGSLADYKAAVSIGAIASSATVQGPILKDKLSFIVSGRRTYIDKVFSYIPYHFYDGNAKLTYVLDEKNRFYLSGYKGEDQLKTKPTSTDGYDQPLKSNMHLGNESAVLRWNNIGDKHTSDISVSYSKFNYNISGSMDSNSLAIRSAIRDYGIKGDIKSINTGDHKLGAGFSLTNHFFNPNIVSSNGPLVERFGNRGGKKIYTTEAAAYISDDYRINDALQLNAGLRISGTAAEEKAYANLEPRVGLRYLLDDRNSVKASYARMAQYMHLVSSSSLALPTDLWYPVTKNVAPGISDQVSLGYYHNVPSLGLILSAEVYYKWLQNLVEYREGALLILNDNYENELVRGKGRSYGLELFAGKTTGRFTGWVGYSLSFAHRRFDSLNNGKEYYARHDRRHDVSLVTMYDITSRWAASSSVVYATGSPFTGQSSQYIVPKPDLAGFEILPAYTGRNELRMSAAFRIDLDLAYKFSLGKRIKGDAHISVYNLLNRTQPHNVTRVYDEATSTFKYRQNGLFGTITTGTINFNL; encoded by the coding sequence ATGAAAGCGATAATCACGGTCATTTTGCTCCTGGGTTGTATCCAGGGTTTTGCACAAGGCGATTCACTATCGACGAGAATGCACCGTATGCATGAAGTGCAAATAACCGCCAGTGGCGCCCGTTTGGCCAAACATGTGGAAAGTACACAGATGGGCAAGACCGAAATACCTGTTTCAATGCTACTGAAAACTCCTGCAATAGCCGGTGAGCCTGATATAATAAAAGCACTGCAGCTAACACCGGGTGTAAAGCGCGGTACCGAAGGCAACATTGGCATGTTTGTGCGTGGCGGCGGCAATGATGAGAACCTGATACTATTAGACGGAGCGCCTGTATATAATGCTGGCCACCTGCTTGGTTTCTTTTCCATCTTTAACTCTTCTACACTTAAGGATGCCCAGTTGTATAAGTCGTGTTTCCCCGCACAGTATGGCGGACGATTATCCTCAGTACTCGACGTGCGTACCAAAGAGGGTAGCCTGGCCGATTACAAAGCAGCTGTTAGTATTGGTGCTATAGCTTCATCGGCTACTGTGCAGGGCCCGATATTGAAAGATAAGCTGTCGTTTATTGTTTCTGGCCGTCGTACCTATATCGATAAAGTATTCAGTTACATACCGTATCATTTTTACGATGGTAATGCCAAGTTGACTTACGTGCTCGACGAAAAGAACCGTTTTTACCTGAGTGGATATAAAGGCGAGGATCAATTGAAAACAAAGCCTACTAGCACCGACGGATACGATCAACCATTGAAAAGCAATATGCACCTGGGCAATGAGTCGGCAGTACTGCGCTGGAATAATATTGGTGACAAACACACCTCCGATATTTCCGTGTCATACAGCAAATTCAACTACAACATCAGTGGTTCTATGGATAGCAATAGCCTGGCCATCCGTTCTGCTATACGAGATTATGGGATAAAAGGCGATATTAAATCGATCAACACTGGTGATCATAAACTAGGTGCCGGTTTTTCGCTCACTAATCATTTCTTTAATCCCAACATCGTAAGCAGTAACGGACCGCTGGTGGAAAGGTTTGGAAATCGTGGCGGTAAAAAGATATATACCACAGAAGCTGCTGCATACATATCCGACGATTACAGGATAAACGATGCCTTGCAACTGAATGCTGGTTTGCGCATTAGCGGCACAGCGGCAGAGGAGAAAGCTTATGCCAACCTGGAACCTCGCGTTGGTTTGCGGTACCTGCTTGATGATCGTAATTCGGTGAAAGCTTCATACGCCCGTATGGCGCAGTATATGCACCTCGTAAGCAGTTCGTCCCTGGCGCTTCCAACAGATCTATGGTATCCTGTTACTAAGAATGTAGCGCCGGGCATTTCAGACCAGGTAAGCCTGGGGTATTATCATAATGTTCCTTCTTTGGGACTTATACTAAGTGCAGAGGTTTACTATAAATGGCTACAAAATCTTGTGGAATACAGAGAAGGAGCGCTACTGATATTGAACGATAACTATGAGAACGAGCTGGTTCGTGGCAAGGGCAGGTCGTATGGACTGGAGTTATTTGCCGGCAAAACAACAGGCAGGTTTACGGGGTGGGTAGGCTATTCTTTATCCTTCGCGCATCGCAGGTTCGATTCGCTTAATAATGGTAAAGAATATTATGCCCGCCATGATCGCCGACACGATGTATCGCTGGTAACGATGTATGACATAACCAGCCGGTGGGCAGCGAGTAGTTCAGTAGTGTACGCAACGGGCAGCCCGTTTACTGGTCAGAGCAGTCAATACATTGTACCTAAACCAGACTTAGCAGGCTTTGAGATACTACCTGCTTATACAGGCCGCAATGAGTTACGCATGTCTGCTGCCTTTCGCATCGACCTGGATCTTGCCTATAAATTCAGCTTGGGTAAACGAATCAAAGGCGATGCGCACATCAGCGTTTACAATTTGCTTAACCGTACACAGCCGCATAATGTAACACGAGTTTACGACGAGGCTACCTCCACTTTCAAATACCGCCAGAACGGGTTGTTCGGCACTATAACTACTGGAACGATCAATTTCAATCTCTAA
- a CDS encoding SET domain-containing protein, producing MAFLDDQLTIKRSTLPGAGKGLFTKKPIKKGERITEYTGKVTTWNDVELDADNAYIFFINKNRVIDAREDTGFGRYANDARGLKKVKGITNNGAYINDKNRIYIDALKDIPAGGEILVSYGKDYWDTMRENMKA from the coding sequence ATGGCATTTCTAGACGACCAGCTTACTATTAAACGATCTACACTTCCCGGCGCAGGAAAAGGTTTATTCACAAAGAAGCCCATAAAAAAGGGCGAGCGGATAACCGAGTATACAGGAAAGGTAACCACATGGAATGATGTAGAGCTGGACGCGGATAACGCCTATATATTTTTCATCAACAAGAATCGCGTTATCGATGCCCGCGAAGACACCGGCTTTGGCCGGTATGCTAACGATGCACGTGGATTAAAAAAAGTAAAAGGCATTACTAACAATGGCGCCTACATAAACGACAAGAACCGTATTTATATCGACGCGCTGAAAGATATACCTGCCGGTGGCGAGATACTTGTTAGCTATGGCAAGGACTACTGGGACACCATGCGCGAGAATATGAAGGCCTAA
- a CDS encoding c-type cytochrome, whose translation MKIRLHSFFSYLLVTLFVFGSCKTYYTPTYNAYVPTPNASVERGKMLVLSSCAGCHLDPNTGKLSGRQFMSTPGIAGKVYTANLTQSTTHSKMTPYNEREFAYLMRTGVARNGHYIPYMPRPYMSDADISAMYAYLHSTDEAVQAHDAVAGLTNLNLIGHMGSILLPKPIPFQASVSGEDPSDAVAYGRYLVYNIGCYECHSKKGPMSIKHKHPEETRGYMAGGRKFKMPDGDIHSSNITMDMTTGIGNYTAEDFRNAVLKNMDKNGKQLRPPMKAFHLLSEKEADAIYAYIKTLPPVNYHAQRKDDAQR comes from the coding sequence ATGAAAATCCGCCTGCATAGTTTTTTTAGCTACCTGCTTGTTACACTTTTTGTTTTTGGTAGTTGTAAAACTTACTATACGCCAACGTACAATGCTTACGTTCCAACTCCAAACGCTTCGGTTGAGCGGGGCAAAATGCTGGTGTTAAGCTCGTGCGCCGGTTGTCACTTAGACCCCAATACCGGCAAACTGAGCGGCCGGCAGTTTATGAGCACACCTGGCATTGCCGGCAAGGTGTATACGGCCAATCTTACGCAGAGTACTACCCATAGTAAGATGACGCCTTACAATGAGCGTGAGTTTGCTTACCTGATGCGCACGGGTGTTGCCAGGAACGGACATTACATACCTTACATGCCACGCCCTTATATGTCTGATGCCGATATCAGCGCTATGTATGCCTACCTGCATTCTACAGATGAGGCGGTGCAGGCACACGACGCTGTTGCTGGCTTGACAAATCTGAATTTAATTGGCCATATGGGCTCGATATTATTACCCAAGCCAATTCCATTCCAGGCTTCTGTGTCGGGCGAAGATCCCAGTGATGCAGTAGCATACGGCCGGTATCTTGTGTATAATATCGGATGTTATGAGTGCCACTCGAAAAAAGGCCCGATGTCTATAAAGCATAAACACCCGGAAGAGACCCGTGGCTATATGGCGGGCGGACGTAAGTTTAAAATGCCTGATGGCGACATCCACAGTTCAAATATTACAATGGATATGACAACCGGCATTGGCAATTATACCGCTGAAGATTTTCGTAATGCAGTATTGAAAAACATGGATAAGAACGGCAAACAACTAAGGCCGCCAATGAAGGCTTTTCACCTGTTGAGCGAAAAAGAAGCTGATGCTATTTATGCTTACATCAAAACACTGCCGCCGGTGAATTACCACGCACAGAGAAAGGATGACGCCCAGCGTTAG
- the dinB gene encoding DNA polymerase IV: MESDDIKPVRKIIHIDMDAFYASVEQRDNPEYRGKPIVVGGSPEGRGGVVATASYEARKFGIRSAMPSKRAQQLCPHAIFVYPRFAVYKEVSQHIRSIFRRYTDIIEPLSLDEAYLDVSEDKQNIGSAIEIAKQIKQAIKDELQLTASAGVSISKFVAKIASDMNKPDGLTFIGPSSIETFMEQLPVEKFHGVGQVTAGKMKKMGLHTGADLKKLSEEELVRLFGKSGRFYYRIVRGIDNREVEPHSETKSVGAEDTFPYDLTKLDEMNEELIKLAEKVQERLRKHKLKGRTITLKIKYSDFRQITRSRSIIHPVDDVGTILQTAQELLIATDPEKDKIRLLGISLSGFREDQRSGKKGWSGQLELF; encoded by the coding sequence ATGGAGAGTGACGATATTAAGCCGGTACGCAAGATCATTCATATTGATATGGATGCGTTTTATGCATCTGTCGAGCAGCGTGATAACCCGGAATACAGGGGTAAGCCGATAGTGGTGGGTGGCTCCCCGGAAGGCAGGGGCGGCGTAGTAGCAACCGCCAGCTATGAAGCACGGAAGTTTGGTATACGGTCTGCAATGCCCTCCAAGCGCGCCCAGCAACTATGTCCCCACGCCATATTTGTCTATCCCCGTTTTGCTGTTTACAAGGAGGTGTCGCAACACATCCGCTCTATCTTTCGTCGGTATACTGATATCATAGAACCACTTTCGCTGGATGAGGCTTACCTCGATGTGAGCGAGGATAAGCAGAATATTGGCTCTGCTATAGAGATCGCAAAGCAGATCAAACAAGCCATAAAAGATGAGTTGCAGCTAACAGCCTCAGCTGGTGTATCTATCAGCAAGTTTGTAGCCAAGATCGCGTCCGATATGAATAAACCTGACGGTCTCACCTTCATTGGGCCTTCTTCTATCGAGACATTTATGGAACAACTGCCGGTTGAAAAATTCCATGGAGTAGGGCAGGTTACTGCCGGTAAGATGAAAAAGATGGGGCTGCATACAGGGGCCGACCTTAAAAAGCTCAGTGAAGAAGAACTGGTCCGGTTGTTCGGTAAGTCAGGTCGGTTCTATTATAGGATCGTTCGAGGGATAGATAATCGCGAGGTTGAGCCGCATAGCGAAACAAAATCTGTTGGCGCTGAAGACACCTTTCCTTATGATCTCACAAAACTCGATGAGATGAATGAGGAGCTCATCAAGCTGGCTGAAAAAGTACAGGAGCGCCTGCGTAAACACAAGCTGAAAGGACGCACTATTACCCTTAAGATCAAGTACAGCGATTTCAGGCAGATCACGCGCAGCCGGTCTATCATTCATCCTGTCGACGATGTAGGAACGATACTTCAAACAGCCCAGGAATTACTCATAGCCACTGATCCTGAGAAAGATAAGATTCGTTTACTTGGTATTTCGCTCTCCGGTTTCAGGGAAGATCAACGTTCGGGGAAAAAAGGATGGTCGGGACAGTTGGAATTGTTTTGA
- a CDS encoding B12-binding domain-containing radical SAM protein, with amino-acid sequence MSATVFLFTPPFTQLNTPYPATAYLKGFLNTKNISAVQADLGIDVTLALFSKQGLENLFAHISSQDQPELSENTKRIIALRSEYIRTIDAAIQFLQGKNPTLAPLIVQRNFLPEASRFEQAEDLQWAFGSMGNQDKAKYLATMYLEDLSDLIKECVDPYFGFSRYAERLGRSANSFDELYGILQQDLTYIDRLTIDVLQRDIKAVQPKLVAMSVPFPGNLYAAFRCAQWLKQHHPEIKVAMGGGFPNTELRSLSDQRVFEFFDFITLDDGEAPLENLVHHILGQLPTDQLKRTFTLVNGVVTYVNNSGCKDYPQTETGTPEYSGLPLDKYISAIEVANPMHSLWSDGRWNKLTMAHGCYWGKCTFCDISLDYIALYEPIAAQLLCDRMEQIIAQTGNTGFHFVDEAAPPALMRALALEIIKRKLVVSWWTNIRFEKSFTRDLCMLLKASGCIAVSGGLEVASDRLLALIQKGITVAQVARVNKHFTEAGIMVHAYLMYGFPTQTAQETIDSLDMVRQMFHAGILQSAFWHQFAMTAHSPVGLAPEKFGVKKKTELVGTFANNDIEHVDPTGAEHDSFSYGLKKSLFNYMHGLQFDQPLHKWFDFKTPKPTVAPNYILDALNEGEHTANKPTAKVVWLGELPHVETVIKSKKGSQWEMTALTFYNNKETLTIKVDKEEGLWLARMLPQLSVNNAKMLTLQEVKASYEATGLEDFELFWDNKPVNGLYAFGLLHL; translated from the coding sequence TTGAGCGCTACCGTTTTTTTATTTACTCCTCCGTTCACACAGCTTAATACCCCCTACCCGGCTACGGCCTACCTGAAAGGTTTTTTGAATACTAAAAACATCAGCGCTGTACAGGCCGATCTCGGTATTGACGTGACGCTCGCTTTATTTTCGAAGCAGGGATTGGAAAACCTGTTTGCCCACATCAGCAGTCAGGATCAGCCTGAATTGAGCGAAAATACTAAGCGTATCATTGCGCTAAGGAGTGAGTATATAAGAACGATAGATGCTGCGATCCAGTTCCTGCAAGGTAAAAACCCGACGCTGGCGCCACTGATCGTCCAACGCAATTTTTTACCTGAGGCTTCGCGGTTTGAGCAAGCCGAGGACCTGCAATGGGCTTTTGGCAGCATGGGCAATCAGGACAAAGCCAAATACCTGGCCACGATGTACCTGGAAGACCTGTCTGACCTAATAAAAGAATGTGTCGACCCTTATTTTGGTTTCAGCAGGTATGCGGAGCGACTAGGCAGATCGGCCAACAGTTTTGACGAATTGTATGGCATCCTGCAACAGGATCTCACTTATATCGACAGGCTAACTATCGACGTATTGCAAAGGGATATTAAAGCAGTGCAACCGAAACTGGTGGCCATGTCCGTTCCCTTCCCCGGTAACTTGTATGCAGCTTTCCGTTGCGCGCAATGGCTAAAACAACACCATCCCGAGATCAAAGTGGCTATGGGAGGTGGTTTCCCGAATACGGAATTACGTTCGCTGTCGGACCAACGGGTCTTTGAGTTTTTTGACTTCATTACACTGGACGATGGTGAAGCACCGCTGGAAAACCTGGTTCATCATATACTTGGACAGCTCCCGACGGATCAACTGAAGCGAACCTTCACACTGGTGAATGGTGTCGTCACGTACGTCAACAATTCGGGGTGCAAAGATTACCCGCAAACTGAAACTGGCACACCAGAATACAGCGGATTACCACTCGATAAATACATCTCGGCCATCGAAGTAGCCAATCCCATGCATAGTTTGTGGAGTGATGGCAGGTGGAACAAGCTGACCATGGCGCATGGCTGTTATTGGGGCAAATGCACCTTTTGCGATATATCGCTCGATTACATAGCCCTGTATGAGCCAATAGCGGCACAGCTGCTTTGCGACCGTATGGAACAGATCATTGCACAAACAGGCAATACAGGATTTCATTTTGTGGACGAAGCAGCGCCTCCCGCGCTGATGCGCGCACTGGCACTGGAGATCATAAAAAGAAAGCTGGTAGTGAGCTGGTGGACGAATATCCGCTTTGAAAAGAGCTTTACCCGCGACCTGTGCATGCTTTTGAAAGCATCGGGCTGTATCGCAGTTTCGGGTGGGCTGGAAGTTGCATCCGACCGACTACTGGCTCTGATCCAAAAAGGTATTACAGTTGCGCAGGTAGCCAGGGTAAACAAACACTTCACCGAGGCTGGCATCATGGTACATGCTTACCTGATGTATGGCTTCCCTACGCAAACCGCCCAGGAAACCATCGATTCGTTGGACATGGTGCGACAGATGTTCCATGCGGGCATTTTGCAATCAGCTTTCTGGCATCAATTCGCTATGACCGCGCACAGCCCTGTTGGACTGGCGCCGGAAAAATTCGGGGTAAAAAAGAAAACCGAACTTGTAGGCACCTTCGCCAACAACGATATTGAACACGTAGACCCGACAGGGGCAGAGCATGACAGCTTTAGCTACGGCCTGAAGAAATCGCTGTTCAATTACATGCACGGTCTTCAGTTCGATCAGCCACTGCATAAATGGTTCGATTTTAAAACGCCCAAACCGACCGTTGCTCCCAATTATATACTCGATGCGCTGAATGAAGGCGAGCACACCGCCAATAAACCAACCGCAAAAGTTGTGTGGCTAGGCGAACTTCCACATGTGGAAACAGTCATCAAATCGAAAAAAGGAAGCCAATGGGAAATGACTGCACTAACCTTTTACAACAACAAGGAGACACTGACCATCAAAGTTGATAAAGAGGAAGGTTTGTGGCTGGCTAGAATGTTACCACAGCTTTCGGTAAACAATGCTAAAATGCTGACCCTGCAGGAAGTAAAAGCCAGTTACGAAGCAACAGGATTGGAAGATTTTGAACTGTTTTGGGACAACAAACCCGTAAACGGGCTATACGCATTCGGACTGCTGCACCTATAA